The Haliaeetus albicilla chromosome 23, bHalAlb1.1, whole genome shotgun sequence nucleotide sequence attgaaAGCAGAAATACCAAAATGCTGGAGAAAGAAGCGGGTTGTGTGGTTATGGGAGGCTTTGCAAATTTGTCAGGGGAAAAAGCTCTTGCTGGGATATAAGCTCCTTTCTTGCTCTTTGTGCCAGATGGATTTTAAaagctccccagcagcagctccacacCTTGCCTGCTGGAAATGCAGAGGGTTGGCTTTAAAGCTGCGCCAGCTGTGGTTTGTAGGAGCGTGGTGGTGCCTCCGTGGCTGTGGCTGGCTCGGGGAAGCGGGagctccccttcccctgcctgcgTGTCTGCTGTGGCGGCTTTGTGCCCAGACAAAGACCCTGGGTTTGCAAAGCGCTGCAGCATCGAGGAGATGCAACGTGTCGCACAGGGGCTGCGCCTTGGCTGGGGTGGGTGCAGTTGATGCTGGTGAGGGGCTGTGCACGGGGAGGACGGGGACGAGGTCCTTTCGCACTCGCTGCCTGATGGGGACAGAAGCTACAGCGCACCATGCAATGTCCACAAAAGAGAAGCATGTGGAGaacaggcagggaaagagggggaagctGGGGGGAAGGCAGACACAGCTGGAGAGTAAACACACGGTAAAACACTTGTCTGACTATTTGCATAAAGGCAAAAAGGAtttcctgctttcattttgaaactgggtgggttttctgtttccttttggcTGTGCAGGAAAAATGAGCCCTTTCTCAGCTCAGGGTGGGCTTTGTGATGCAGGCTCTGCAGGGTGGGTTTGAAGGATGCTTGTGAAGGCAGCCCTGCTTGGGCTTGCTGCTCCTGGCTATGTGACACCCTCCAAACCTGGGCCTGCCGGGGGAGGGGAGCGGCCACAACACCAAATCAAAGCTGCTCCCGGAGCAGCCTGGCCTGGGGCTTTGCCTGCagcctcttcctcttcccccaccccgcTGGAGGACAGGGACTGGAGGCTGTTTGCCGTCCAGACTTCTCTCAGAGTAGCAACCAGCCTTAGATCTCAGCCTTTGCCTTTTCTGCGTACACCAACCATTGGCATTTCTTTAATTTGGAGCACGCTTGCTGGCTGTAGGGGCAAGGTGCCTGTGTTCTCGGGGCTTGCTGCAAAGGGCCACCTCTGGCCAAGACCTGCTGTCGCTGGAGAGCACCAAGCACCCCCTCCCAAGATGGCAGCCTTCTAgctaaaaaacacaaagcaagtGTTTCCTTATGCTTGCTGGGGattttctctgcaaaatctCCGATAAGCCTAGAGAGAAACCCAGAGGCCGGCAGgctgggaggaggtggaggtggtTGTGAGAGTTCCTGCAGCACACCTGCTACCCCTGGTGCTCTACGCCGGGTTCCCGCTCACCGTGAACACCGGGATCTCTGCAGAAGGCTTTTGGCAAGCCTGCCGTGGGGGTCAggatgcttttttcttttctcctcattcCCTTCAGCACCTACAGGACCCCACTGGAAGGCCTTCCAGGCATCCTGGCTCTTCAACCACTCCCCATCCTGGTGGCCCATGCGCAGGTGCCCCCCGGACCGCCACTATCcttcctgctccctgctccagccagcaacAGATAGGCTGCCAACACTTACGctcagcttccccccccccagaggTGTTTTTTCCACATgcaccccagcccctccggcCTGCACTGGCTACCCCCCGGGCTTCCGGCACCCTATTGCCTCGCCACGGCCCAGCGAGAGCCTCTGCCCGCGAGCATGGTCTGCTCCTTGCCGGCCCGCGCTGCTGCCGCTCCAGTGACCGGATCTCTCCGGGAAACACCGTGGCTGGAGCCAGCACGGCCGCGGGTGGAGCGAGACCGTGGCGCATCTCCCACAGCTGCGAAAACACGGTGCTATTTTTATCCCCGGGGCTTGCTTGCTTAAACAAGTTCTGCTTcagcagggtggggggtggcCAGCGGCGGGTGCGCCCCCGGCGACGCGCGCAGGGCGCAGCTGTCCCCGCGGCTGCGGGGCACCTACTTCAGGGGAGAGGGTTTGGGGCTGGGACGGCGGCCCTGGGGACGCccggtcccggggggggggcacccaggtgcGGGGAGCGGGGGTGGCGGCAGGGCTGGGTGGGATCCAGCTGGGGGCGCGTGCACGTGCGCGCACACGCCGCGGGCGGCGTGCCGAGCCCGTGCTGAGCCTGCAGGCACGGGGCGCGCACCCGTGAGCGCGCGGGGCTGCccccggcgggggcggcggcggcgccagCCGCGTCCGCGACTGCCGAGGGCGGGTGACGCGCTCCCCCCGCCGCTGCTCCCACAGGGGCGCGGCCCCCagcgcgccccgccccgctccccgctccccccccccccccccgccgcggggcgcCTCGGGAGCGGCAGTTCtcccggggggggcggcgcggccgcggccgccggcgggcggACTACGCTTCCCGGCAGGCTcagcgggcggcgggcggccaATGGGCGCGCGGGCTGGGCGGCGGCCGGCCTATATAAGGCGCCGCCCCACGCCGCGCGCGCCAGCCTCACCTGgaagcggagcggggcgggacgggacgggcaGCGCAGCGCGGCAGCGGTACGGCGGCAGCTCTCTCTGGCCGGGGGGCTGCCTGCGCCGGCGGGTGGGGGACGGGCCGCGGGCTGCGCGCAAGGGGGGGCGCCCccgggcgggggctgcgggcacgcggggggggaggggcgtcCCGGGCGGGACGGGCTGCGTGCCCCGGGGAGCGCGGCGGGCGAGGGCGGGCGGGGAGGTCTCCCCCAGCGGACGCgagcaccgggggggggggttgggggccGCCCCAGGTGGCCGCCCAGCCGGTCCGGGGCTGCCCGGAGCCGGGGAGCGGCGCGgtgcccggggcggcggcggcggcggcgcgcccCGCCCTGCGCTATTGtccgcggcgggggccgggcgggccgggccgcctTTGTTCTGCCGCTCCCCATCTCCGGGAACCTGGGCTgaccgcggggcggggggcggtcTCGCAGGCAAAATGTGCGACAAGCCAGACCTCTCGGAGGTGGAGAAATTCGACaagaagaagctgaagaaaaccaACACGGAGGAGAAGAACACGCTGCCCTCCAAGGAGAGTGagtgaggcgggggggggggtcctgggacCAGGGTGGAGCCCCAGCGTTGGGCTGCGCGGGAGGCACGCGTTGGCCACGGCCGGTGGAGTGGGTGCCCTCGGGTGCTAGTCTCACCACCGAGGTGTCCGGTGGAGAGAGGCTTTGGGGCAGTTAGGCTCTGACCCAGAGAAGACCACCGAGTGCGAGGTGAGGGGTCAGGGTATGGCCCTCTGGGGCAACGGGCATGATCTTGTGCAGAGGGCTGTTGCTCCAAGGTTGCCTCGGGGCATGACTTCCCTGAGGAGAGCTGAAGGCAGGTGCCCAACTTGCTGTCACCCCTGTGTGTGTCTCATCACCCTCTGACTTGAAGTGCTCGCCTACCTCGCTTGGGGTCAGACCATAAAACTGGGTGCCAGGGCCCAAGTGATTGCTCTGCAACCTTCTCCAGTGGGTGTTTCCACAAAAAAGCGCTGGAGACTAATGGACCTCTCTTCTCTTGCAGCTATTGAGCAGGAGAAGGAATGCGTGAAGTCCTCCTAGAGTGAGATGGCCTGCAGGAAGAGCGaccacttgattttttttgctttgaattaaatcatgtgttttttttaaatttacatcaTGTACATGTATAGAAAACAGCTGCATCACCTAACCCACTGTCCCACCTTGCTGGCAGCTTTGgcgggtggggggaaaaaagtgtggCCCTCTCAGTCCATCAATAGCCTGACCCAGCCccatctctgctgctcagcCAACTCCTGTTGACAGCTCTGATGTTGCTCTAATGCAGTGGGGAGGTGAGCAAGGGCTATGGAGGCTCCTGGGGACAGACCCCTTCTGCCTGGGGGAGTGGGGATCCTTTCTGGCCTGGCCTGTGGCCT carries:
- the LOC138690723 gene encoding thymosin beta-15A homolog, coding for MCDKPDLSEVEKFDKKKLKKTNTEEKNTLPSKETIEQEKECVKSS